Proteins encoded by one window of Gemmatimonas aurantiaca:
- a CDS encoding bifunctional riboflavin kinase/FAD synthetase, with product MPDITPIECGLPVPPEGAVVTVGTFDGVHRGHHDVLERLVQRATARGLPSVVITFEPHPLEVVNPAVAPPLLTLHQEKLELLAQSGVSYVAVLPFTPTLAAFEAEYFVDHVLRERFAMAELLVGHDHGFGRGRLGDITVLRALGAARGFGVTVLSPVHAADGTAISSTTIRKAISEGDLDRAAAGLGRPYSVSGVVVRGDQRGRTIGYPTLNLSAPSPRKLLPPDGVYAVRVQLPEGPFGGMLNLGPRPTFGDAGRRIETHVFDAGRDWYGAHIRLDFVRRLRGTRPFSGIDALRAQLADDERQARDALRQAGGESPMEFPA from the coding sequence ATGCCCGACATTACTCCGATCGAATGTGGATTGCCCGTGCCGCCGGAAGGCGCGGTGGTCACCGTGGGCACGTTCGACGGTGTGCATCGCGGTCATCACGATGTGCTGGAGCGTCTGGTGCAGCGTGCCACGGCGCGTGGATTGCCCAGCGTGGTGATCACGTTCGAGCCGCATCCGCTCGAAGTGGTGAATCCGGCCGTCGCTCCGCCGCTGCTCACGTTGCATCAGGAGAAGCTCGAGCTGCTGGCGCAGTCGGGGGTGTCGTACGTGGCGGTCCTGCCGTTCACGCCCACGCTGGCCGCGTTCGAAGCGGAGTACTTCGTCGATCACGTGCTGCGGGAACGTTTTGCGATGGCCGAGTTGCTGGTGGGCCACGATCATGGCTTCGGCCGCGGACGTCTGGGTGACATCACGGTGCTGCGGGCGCTGGGCGCCGCGCGTGGATTCGGCGTGACGGTGCTGTCGCCGGTGCACGCGGCCGATGGCACGGCGATCAGTTCGACCACCATCCGGAAGGCCATCAGTGAGGGCGATCTCGATCGGGCCGCCGCCGGTCTTGGCCGGCCGTACAGCGTGTCGGGTGTGGTCGTGCGGGGCGATCAGCGGGGGCGCACCATCGGGTATCCCACGCTCAACCTGTCCGCGCCGTCTCCCCGGAAGTTGCTGCCGCCGGACGGCGTGTACGCGGTGCGGGTCCAGCTGCCCGAGGGCCCGTTCGGCGGCATGCTGAACCTGGGCCCCCGTCCGACCTTCGGAGATGCCGGCCGTCGTATCGAGACCCATGTGTTCGATGCGGGCCGGGACTGGTACGGTGCCCACATCCGGCTCGATTTCGTGCGACGGTTGCGGGGCACCCGTCCGTTTTCCGGCATCGACGCGCTGCGGGCGCAGTTGGCGGATGACGAGCGGCAGGCCAGGGACGCCCTGCGTCAGGCCGGTGGCGAGTCTCCCATGGAATTTCCCGCCTGA
- the truB gene encoding tRNA pseudouridine(55) synthase TruB: MIGAPMRSGVLYVDKPAGRSSHDVVGLVRRAARTRRVGHAGTLDPFATGLLVVAIGPYTRLLPYIVGEPKVYEATIRFGSETDTDDSTGRTIREAPVPARDVLGEPAHATRVAAESQLTGRIQQVPPQYSAKHVDGQRAYDLARRGQEVVLPPVDVEVHRWEWLGATEETLDVRITCGGGTYIRALARDLGRALGSAAHCATLRRTASGPATVEQAVPYEQLVPGSVADGDLTLRSPLDLLGDIAREVIDDDGVQALRFGRTLPATLPGSQAALVYDGAVAALAVRAGDRWQPRVVLIGANGGANE; encoded by the coding sequence ATGATCGGCGCTCCGATGCGGTCGGGCGTTCTGTATGTCGACAAGCCCGCCGGTCGTTCGTCTCATGATGTGGTCGGCCTGGTGCGCCGAGCCGCCCGCACGCGCCGCGTGGGGCATGCGGGTACCCTCGATCCGTTCGCGACGGGATTGCTCGTCGTGGCCATTGGGCCGTACACACGACTGCTGCCGTACATCGTCGGTGAACCCAAGGTGTACGAGGCGACCATCCGGTTCGGCAGCGAAACCGACACCGACGACAGCACCGGTCGGACCATCCGTGAAGCGCCGGTGCCCGCCCGCGACGTGTTGGGTGAGCCGGCACATGCAACGCGGGTGGCGGCCGAGTCCCAGCTCACGGGCCGCATTCAACAGGTGCCTCCGCAGTATTCCGCGAAACATGTGGATGGTCAGCGGGCCTACGATCTGGCGCGGCGTGGACAGGAGGTCGTCCTGCCGCCGGTGGACGTCGAGGTGCATCGCTGGGAGTGGCTCGGCGCCACGGAAGAGACCCTCGATGTCCGCATCACCTGTGGCGGAGGCACCTACATCCGTGCCCTCGCGCGCGATCTCGGTCGCGCGTTGGGCAGCGCGGCGCACTGCGCGACGCTGCGACGCACGGCCAGCGGCCCCGCCACGGTGGAGCAGGCCGTGCCCTATGAACAGCTCGTTCCCGGCAGTGTGGCGGACGGCGACCTGACCCTGCGTTCGCCACTCGATCTGCTCGGCGACATCGCGCGCGAAGTCATCGATGATGACGGCGTGCAGGCACTGCGTTTCGGTCGCACGTTGCCGGCCACCTTGCCGGGATCGCAGGCTGCGCTCGTGTACGATGGAGCGGTCGCCGCACTGGCCGTGCGCGCGGGGGATCGGTGGCAGCCACGCGTGGTGCTGATCGGCGCGAACGGCGGAGCAAACGAATGA
- the rbfA gene encoding 30S ribosome-binding factor RbfA, translating into MGEPRRPDRVAEAIREEVATFLSEGAKDPRIRAFVTVTAVDVTRDLRHATVFVSLMGDEADKKSTTEGLASVASHLRSRLGRSLRLRSAPEIHFRTDESVARASRIEQLLSQIRDEREQRDASAETPDGADGAE; encoded by the coding sequence ATGGGCGAACCGCGGCGTCCTGACCGCGTCGCCGAAGCGATCCGCGAAGAGGTCGCGACCTTCCTGTCGGAAGGCGCGAAGGATCCGCGGATCCGCGCGTTCGTCACCGTCACGGCGGTGGATGTGACGCGCGATCTTCGGCACGCGACGGTCTTCGTCAGCCTGATGGGCGACGAGGCCGACAAGAAGTCCACGACGGAGGGGCTGGCCAGCGTGGCCAGTCACCTTCGCTCGCGACTGGGCCGTTCCCTGCGTCTGCGTTCGGCACCGGAGATCCATTTCCGGACCGACGAAAGCGTGGCACGGGCCTCACGCATCGAACAGCTCCTCTCGCAGATCCGCGATGAACGGGAGCAGCGGGACGCCTCGGCAGAGACGCCCGATGGCGCCGACGGAGCCGAATGA
- the infB gene encoding translation initiation factor IF-2 encodes MSKLRVHDMAGEFGISADEVIALLRQMDVPVRSHLSLLTDDQVSRIRARWEREKRLRAEKAQPAPAAAPRRRRPGAADAAPAAEPEAAAPAPVVRRRRAADVAEAHEAHDTAHGNEPVESPEAPSAAPAQPRAAEAVTVAAEAPTASPVPAASTASAAPAVESAPASAPALVPTPVAEAPTAPTAESKPAAAVAAETKPAEAPTAPVVTPAATPATSPAPAPPSAAPEAETARSAATPPAGTPAVTPAAPVSGTPVSATPPTGAATVRPAASASAPAAGSGAASGTGSAGTAPVASSAPGAAASAGATPAASAPAPSPTASLPADRPRPRPAVPGAPRPRPVASASPNFGSARPIASAAPGGGLQQGQRRDDRRGPGGPGGPGGHGGHGGGGGQQGGGAPQQGGQNQQRRGKKNKRGAVDQEAVSANITKTMTALRGAPQRGRAGRRFGAEMRAEMEEQRQAAAERERKTVRVNEFITVSELAQILGISATQIVGFAFKTLGLMVTINQRLDFDQIELIAGEFGFQAVKESDYAADLPDSEEVDRAEDLVPRPPVVTIMGHVDHGKTSLLDYIRKANVVAGEAGGITQHIGAYHVQVAGGRQITFLDTPGHEAFTAMRARGAQVTDIVVIVIAADDQVMPQTVEAISHAKSAGVPIIIAINKVDLPTANIPKVKQDLLQHEVVLEEFGGTVLHSEISAKKGTGVSDLLDQILLQADILELKANPKRRATGSVVEAQLDQGKGPVATVLVQNGTLKVGDDYICGIHSGRVRAMLDERGKQVKEAGPAIPVQILGLTGVPMAGDQLLVVDDATAAREIAQRRERLDREAKSRRTTRGVVSLEDFMSQASAGQKRQLRLVIKADQGGPAEALADALGQLSNPEVQVDIIHRGVGAIAESDILLAKASGAIIIGFHVRPDNNARAAAEREGVDIKLYRIIYEAVADVKAALEGMLRPEEREVVFGEAEVRETFKVPRAGTIAGCIVRSGIINRKGRVRVIRDGVELYDGAISSLRRFKDDVNEVKEGYECGIGIENFNDIKVGDVFECYRTEEVARTLDQAAKS; translated from the coding sequence TTGAGCAAGCTTCGTGTGCATGACATGGCGGGTGAGTTCGGCATCTCGGCGGACGAGGTGATCGCACTGCTGCGCCAGATGGACGTGCCGGTTCGCAGCCATTTGTCGCTGTTGACCGACGATCAGGTATCCCGCATTCGCGCCCGTTGGGAGCGCGAGAAGCGACTGCGTGCCGAAAAGGCGCAGCCGGCGCCTGCGGCTGCGCCGCGGCGGCGGCGTCCGGGGGCTGCCGATGCGGCGCCCGCCGCGGAACCGGAGGCGGCCGCGCCCGCACCGGTGGTCCGCCGCCGTCGTGCGGCCGATGTGGCCGAAGCGCACGAGGCCCACGACACCGCGCACGGAAACGAGCCGGTCGAATCGCCCGAAGCACCGTCGGCTGCTCCCGCGCAGCCCCGGGCGGCGGAAGCCGTGACCGTGGCAGCCGAAGCGCCCACCGCATCGCCGGTACCTGCGGCCTCGACGGCCTCGGCGGCACCGGCCGTCGAATCGGCGCCCGCATCGGCACCTGCACTGGTGCCCACACCGGTCGCCGAAGCTCCCACGGCACCGACGGCGGAGAGCAAGCCGGCCGCGGCCGTGGCTGCCGAGACGAAGCCGGCGGAAGCGCCCACGGCTCCTGTCGTGACCCCGGCCGCAACACCGGCCACCTCGCCGGCCCCGGCGCCACCGTCGGCCGCTCCCGAGGCGGAAACGGCCCGGTCCGCGGCGACACCGCCGGCGGGAACGCCGGCCGTGACTCCGGCTGCGCCGGTGTCCGGCACACCGGTCTCCGCGACGCCGCCCACTGGCGCCGCGACCGTGCGCCCCGCCGCATCCGCATCGGCCCCCGCGGCCGGCAGCGGAGCCGCTTCGGGTACCGGCTCTGCCGGTACGGCGCCGGTGGCCTCATCGGCTCCGGGAGCCGCCGCATCGGCGGGAGCCACGCCGGCTGCGTCGGCGCCCGCCCCGTCTCCCACGGCGTCGCTGCCCGCCGACCGGCCGCGTCCGCGTCCGGCGGTGCCGGGTGCCCCGCGGCCCCGGCCGGTGGCCAGTGCGTCGCCCAACTTCGGGTCGGCACGTCCCATCGCGTCGGCAGCGCCCGGCGGTGGCCTGCAGCAGGGTCAGCGCCGCGATGATCGTCGGGGACCGGGAGGTCCCGGTGGTCCGGGTGGCCATGGCGGTCACGGTGGCGGCGGAGGCCAGCAGGGCGGTGGCGCCCCCCAGCAGGGCGGGCAGAACCAGCAGCGCCGCGGCAAGAAGAACAAGCGGGGAGCGGTCGATCAGGAAGCGGTGTCGGCCAACATCACCAAGACGATGACCGCCCTGCGCGGTGCGCCGCAGCGCGGCCGCGCCGGTCGTCGCTTCGGTGCCGAAATGCGCGCCGAGATGGAGGAGCAGCGTCAGGCCGCGGCCGAGCGCGAACGGAAGACCGTGCGCGTCAACGAGTTCATCACGGTATCCGAACTCGCGCAGATCCTCGGCATTTCCGCCACGCAGATCGTGGGCTTCGCGTTCAAGACGCTCGGCCTCATGGTCACCATCAACCAGCGTCTCGACTTCGATCAGATCGAACTGATCGCCGGTGAATTCGGTTTCCAGGCCGTCAAGGAAAGCGACTACGCCGCCGATCTGCCCGATTCGGAAGAAGTGGATCGCGCGGAAGATCTCGTGCCGCGTCCGCCGGTCGTGACCATCATGGGTCACGTCGACCACGGCAAGACGTCGTTGCTCGACTACATCCGCAAGGCCAACGTGGTCGCCGGCGAAGCCGGTGGCATCACGCAGCACATCGGTGCCTACCATGTGCAGGTGGCCGGTGGGCGACAGATCACGTTCCTCGACACACCGGGTCACGAGGCCTTCACGGCCATGCGTGCGCGCGGTGCGCAGGTCACCGACATCGTCGTGATCGTCATCGCGGCCGACGACCAGGTCATGCCGCAGACGGTGGAAGCGATCTCGCACGCCAAGAGCGCCGGCGTGCCGATCATCATCGCCATCAACAAGGTCGATCTGCCGACGGCGAACATTCCGAAGGTGAAGCAGGACCTGCTGCAGCACGAGGTCGTGCTCGAGGAGTTCGGCGGCACGGTGCTGCATTCGGAGATCTCGGCCAAGAAGGGAACCGGGGTGAGCGATCTGCTCGACCAGATCCTGCTGCAGGCCGACATTCTCGAACTCAAGGCCAATCCGAAGCGTCGCGCCACGGGCTCCGTGGTCGAAGCCCAGCTCGATCAGGGCAAGGGCCCCGTGGCCACCGTGCTCGTGCAGAACGGCACGCTCAAGGTGGGCGACGACTACATCTGCGGTATCCATTCCGGTCGCGTGCGCGCCATGCTCGACGAGCGTGGCAAGCAGGTGAAGGAAGCCGGTCCGGCCATTCCGGTGCAGATCCTCGGTCTCACGGGCGTGCCCATGGCCGGCGATCAGCTCCTGGTGGTCGACGACGCCACGGCCGCGCGCGAAATCGCGCAGCGTCGTGAACGGCTCGACCGCGAGGCCAAGAGCCGCCGCACCACGCGTGGTGTGGTGTCGCTCGAGGACTTCATGTCGCAGGCGTCGGCTGGCCAGAAGCGTCAGTTGCGTCTCGTCATCAAGGCCGACCAGGGCGGTCCGGCGGAAGCGCTCGCCGACGCACTCGGGCAGCTGTCCAACCCCGAAGTGCAGGTGGACATCATCCATCGTGGTGTCGGTGCGATTGCCGAGAGCGACATCCTGCTCGCCAAGGCATCGGGAGCGATCATCATCGGCTTCCACGTGCGTCCCGACAACAACGCACGGGCGGCGGCCGAACGCGAAGGCGTCGACATCAAGCTCTATCGCATCATCTACGAAGCCGTGGCCGATGTGAAGGCGGCGCTCGAAGGCATGCTGCGTCCGGAAGAGCGCGAGGTGGTGTTCGGCGAAGCCGAAGTGCGCGAGACCTTCAAGGTGCCGCGTGCCGGGACCATCGCCGGTTGCATCGTCCGGTCGGGGATCATCAACCGCAAGGGCCGGGTGCGTGTCATCCGCGATGGTGTCGAGTTGTACGATGGCGCGATCTCCTCGCTGCGTCGCTTCAAGGACGACGTCAACGAGGTGAAGGAAGGGTACGAGTGCGGCATCGGCATCGAGAACTTCAACGACATCAAGGTCGGCGACGTGTTCGAGTGCTACCGCACCGAGGAAGTGGCGCGCACACTCGATCAGGCCGCGAAGTCCTGA